The following DNA comes from Desulfitibacter alkalitolerans DSM 16504.
AAGGTCAAACCTTTTTTGTTCGACTATGTATTTAATTTTATCATAAAGTTCTCCATAATGGACCGTCTCTTGAAGGTCATCAGTGTTGCCTGCCTTTTCTAAATCAAGCCAAAGTGTAACATCAACTATAAAGGGCTGTCCCTTTAATTGTTCCTCTGGAAAAACTCCGTGAAAGCCCCAGAATTCCATACTATCCATTATTATTTTGTCCAAAACCCTACCTCCTGACCATGGCATCCATCATTTTGCAAACCCTGACCATTTCTTTTACGTCATGTATTCTGATAATACTTGCCCCCCTGGCAATTCCTAGTGCTACTGTAGCAGCCGTTCCCTCTACTCTTTCTTCTACAGGCAAATCCAAGACCCTGCCTATCATTGATTTCCTTGAAGTCCCTAGAAGAATTGTCTTACCCAGGGTTTTTAGCTCATCAAGCCTGTCCATAATTTCCAGATTATGCTCCAAGGTTTTTCCAAAGCCTATTCCTGGATCAATTATTATTTTGTCTGAAGCAATACCTGCAGCTTCAGCAATCTGTATGCTTTTTCTTAGAAAGGCAATAACCTCTCCCATGAAATTGTCATATTCTGTACCGTTTTGGTTATGCATGATAATCACAGGAGCTCCATAAGCTGCAGCTACATCAGCCAGCCCATAATCCCTTTGGAGACCCCATATATCATTTATTATATGCACTCCCATGTCAAGCACCTTCTGTGCTGTAGCTGCCTTGTATGTGTCAACTGAAATTGGTACATGAACCTCTTTTAACAATCTTTCCAATACTGGTATTAATCTCTGGAGTTCTTCTTCTGCTTCAACTGGAGTATGACCAGGACGAGTTGACTCAGCCCCAACATCTATAATATCTGCCCCTTCTTCTACCATTTTTAAAGCATGGTCCACAGCTCTGCCTGCATCAAAAAACTTGCCCCCATCTGAAAAGGAATCGGGGGTAAGGTTTAAAATACCCATGACTATTGTTCTCTCATCTATTGGCAAGGTATATTGTCCAACCTTCAACGGTTCAAGCTGGTTTTGGGTGTTTTGAATTAATACCCCTATATGTCTGGCTAGCTCAGGCAGTTTAAAGGGCTGCATTTTAAGTTTTTTTATCAGCTTCTTATAGTCCCTATGGGTTCCCATAAGCAGCACCGAGGTAAGGGCAACTGAGCTGTCCACAACTCCCCTGGCAACTGCTGCTTCCCCACCAATTGACAGCATCTCCTGCTTTAGTATATGGGCTATTTTAATGGGTACCTCATCAAGCTGGATACATTGGAATAATGCCTTTGGCGCCATTATTTTTACACCATGGATATCTACACCCATTTCCAAAAGGTATTTCTCAACTTGATCTACTGCCTTAAAATTAATCATTCTTAGATTAAACATATCGCATCACCTAATAAATTTGTTTGCCTTGCTTATACTCTAATTCAATTTTACAATCATCAAAGGCTTTGCAGCCCTGACATTGTCGAGATAGTTTATCCCCCTCATACAGCTTTCTGCCAAAGGGTGAATTGGTCTTCTTGTACTTTCTATGTTCCCCAATTGCCTGACATACTACTTTTATGTCTTCAGGTGAAAAACCAACATCCTCCATAATATCTTTAGCAATCCTGCCGCTTACTAGAGCATGGTCTGTTCCATCTGTATATTGTTCAACCCTACCTAGATCATGAAGAAGTCCAGCTGCATAAACCAGTTCTTTGACTTCTCCAGCATCCTTCCCTGGGAATATTTTTTTGTACTGATTATTTTCAAGGACAAGGATGTAGGTTATTCTGGAAGTATCAAGAAAATGCTGGAGATTATGCAGGCAGAATTCTCTATCCTTTTCGCATGTATCTATCTCCTTGTTTCTTTTTATAAATTCTTCATGTTTAAGTATGGCCTTTATCTTTTCTGACATGTTTTACCACCTTATTATATAGCCCTCATATTGACACGAAACATAAATTTGCCCAGGGGAAACCCCTGGGCGTGATTATTTTTGTTTTAAATAGAGTTTTTTAAAACAAACCTGTAATTTTGCCGCTTTCATCAACATCAATTACTTCTGCAGCCGGTCTCTTTGGCAGACCAGGCATTGTCATTATTGCACCTGCAATACATACAAAGAAGCCAGCACCTGCTGATAATCTAACTTCTCTTACGGTAATTTTGAAGCCAGTTGGTCTACCATACTTGGTAAGGTCATCAGAGAAGGAGTATTGTGTTTTAGCAACACATACTGGCAGCTCGCCATAGCCCTGCTTTTCATACATGGCAATTGATTTTTCAGCTGTATCTGTGAATACTACTCCATCAGCACCATAGATTTCCTTGGCAATGGTCTCAAGTTTTTCTTTTAAAGTGGTGTTTAATTCATAAATAGGTTTGAAGTTAGATGGCTTGGTTTCAATGGTTTCAATAACCTTTCTGGCTAATTCAGCTCCACCTTCTCCACCTTTAGCCCAAACTTCAGATAAGGCAACTTCTGCTCCTGCTGCCTGACAGCGTTCAATTACAAACTTGAATTCTTCTTCAGTATCTGTTGGGAATCTGTTAACAGCAACTACTGCTGGTACGCCAAACTTTTTAACATTTTCAATATGCTTTTCTAGATTTGCAAAGCCTTTAGCCAAAGCATCCATATTAACCTGACCTAGTTCAGTCTTTGGCACTCCGCCATGCATCTTGAGTGCTCTAACAGTTGCAACAATAACTGCTGCATCAGGCTTAAGTCCTGCAAATCTACACTTCAAATCAAAGAATTTTTCAGCACCAAGGTCCGCACCGAATCCAGCTTCTGTTACAACATAATCAGCAAGCTTTAATGCAAGCTTGGTAGCTGTTACTGAGTTACATCCATGGGCAATATTTGCAAAGGGACCACCATGAATAAAGGCAGGTGTATTAGCAACTGTCTGTACCAGGTTAGGCTTGATAGCATCCTTCATTAATAGACCCATTGAACCTTCAGCTTTTAAATCCCCAGCTGTCACTGGTTCTCCATTAAAATTGTAACCAACTACTATTCTCTTGAAGCGTTCCTTCAGGTCAGTTAAATCAGAAGCAAGACATAAAATGGCCATTACCTCTGAAGCAACGGTAATATCAAAGCCGCTTTCTCTAGGCATACCATTGGCTTTTCCACCTAAAGCAATTACGCACTGCCTTAAAGCTCTATCATTTAAGTCAACTACTCTGCGGTAAACAACCTGTCTTGGGTCGATTCCCAACTCATTGCCATGGTGGATATGATTGTCAACCAGTGCAGCTAATAGGTTGTGTGCAGTAGTAATAGCATGAAGGTCACCTGTAAAGTGAAGGTTAATGTCTTCCATTGGAACAACCTGCGAATATCCGCCACCTGCAGCTCCTCCCTTAATACCAAAGCTTGGGCCAAGGGATGGCTCTCTCAAACACACCATTGCTTTTTTACCTATGTATGCAAGACCATCAGTCAAACCAACACTTGTCGTGGTTTTACCTTCACCAGCTGGTGTCGGTGTAATGGCAGTTACTAAGATAAGCTTTCCATCTGGCTTGTCCTGAAGTCTTTTATATACGTCTAAAGAAACCTTTGCTTTATACTTGCCGTATAATTCTAAATCATCCTCCTGTAGTCCTAACTGTGCTGCAATCTCAGTTACATGCTTCATTTTCGCCGCCTGGGCGATTTCAATATCGCTTGGTACCTTGCTCATAAAAAAAATCACTCCTTCTACATATTTTAATTTAATTATTCCCTAAAATAAGGCCATGCATTACTTTTACTTATAGTCTCTTCGCTCTTTTAAAAAAAAATCCTTCTTTTTTCTGTTTGTGATTGTACAAGTTTTCACTTTTGTTGGATATTATTCTTCTCTAGAGTACCAATGTTTTAGTGATACATCTTTATAGACATGAGGTTTCCTAACCCTTTAAATGCTATTCCAAGTACTAAAATGAAAAAAAATTACCATAATTACATTTTTCACAAACTGCCAAACCCCTTGCCTTAGACGCTTTAACTTTTAGCCAACCACTATCTACCTTGTGGAACTTATACTTTCTGCCCTGGAAATATAAATTTTCATTCATCAGTGGTGCCGTGAGACGGCATGGGTGTCTGATAGTGTAAAAAAGGGTCTCCCGAAGGGACCCTCAGTGGCTGTTTAGTTTTCGTATATCCAGCTATCTAAACTTCTTTCGTAGCTGCATATTTCTTCATTCTTAAAAAATATGCCTATTTCTCTTTTGGCACTTTCTATGGAGTCTGAACCATGAATAATGTTTCGACCCACACTAATACCATAATCACCACGTATGGTGCCAAACTCTGCATTTAAAGGATTAGTTGCACCCATCATCTTTCTCATTCCGGCAACTGCATCATCACCTTCTACAACCATTGCAACTACAGGGCCAGATGTAATAAAGTCAACCAATCCGCCAAAAAAGGGTTTTCCTTTATGTTCTCCGTAGTGTATTTCTGCAGTTTCTCTAGAAATCCTAATCATTTTCATGGCTGCAATTTTATAGCCTTTTTTCTCTATTTTAGAAACAATCTCTCCAATTAGGTTTCTCTGAACTCCATCAGGCTTGATCATAATATATGTTTGCTCCAAAATCTCAACTCCTATTTTAAATATTTAAAGGTTATTCTAGGATTCCCTCCTCCTTCGGGCGGGGGAGTGTCTTGAAAGTCTTTACGTTCATCGGTTGGTTCTTTAATACCTTTGGTTTCTTTGGTTTCTTTGGTTTCTTCATTTTGTTTATTTTTATTTTGAGAATCTTTTGCCATCATTTCATCCAGCTTATTTCGTGCTTCTTGGGGCGATAAACCTTCATCCATACTGTTTATGAGTGTTTCAAACTCATTTGCTTCCAAGGTCTCTTTTTCCATTAATGTTTGGGCCACCAGATGCAGTTTATCCATATTGTCCATTAATATTTGCTTGGCACGATTGTAAGATTCATCCATGATACGCCTGGCTTCTTTATCAATTGAAAAGGCAACCGCCTCACTATAGTTTCTGTCTCTAGAAATATCTCTACCCAGGAAAACCTGCTCCTGCCGCCTTCCAAAGGTCAGTGGTCCCAGCTCCTGGCTCATACCATACTCAGTAATTATTTTTCTTACAAGCTCACTGGCTCTTTCAAGATCATTTTGAGCACCTGTACTAATTTCCTTTAAGACAATATCTTCTGCAACCCTGCCACCTAAAAGCATGGCAACCATGTCTAATATTTGTGATTTAGTCATGTATCTACGATCCTCTTTAGGCAACAGCAGTGTATATCCCCCTGCTCTTCCCCGGGGAATTATAGAGACCTTATGGAGAGGGTCTGTGTGTTTCAAGTAATGGCCCATTAATGCATGACCAGCCTCGTGGTATGCCACCAGCTTCTTTTCGTAGTCACTAATTACCCTGGATTTCTTCTCTGGCCCTGCAATAACCCTTTCAATGGAGGCTTCAAGCTCATCCATTCCTATTTTTTTGCGCCCGTATCGGGCCGCAAGCAGGGCAGCCTCATTAACAAGGTTTTGCAAATCAGCCCCTGTAAAGCCCGGGGTTCTTCTTGCCAAAACATTTAAATCAACGCCATCTGCAAGAGGCCTGTTTTTTACATGCACCTTAAGTATTTCTTCTCTGCCCTTAACATCGGGAACATCAACAGTAATTTGTCTATCAAATCGCCCTGGACGCAACAATGCCGGATCGAGAATATCAGGTCTGTTGGTGGCAGCTATAATGATTATACCTTCATTTGTTTCAAAACCATCCATTTCAACAAGGAGCTGGTTTAGAGTCTGCTCTCTTTCATCATGGCCCCCACCAAGGCCAGCACCCCTTTGTCTACCAACAGCATCTATTTCATCAATGAACACTATACAGGGAGCATTCTTTTTTGCATTCTCAAAAAGGTCCCTAACTCTAGATGCACCAACACCTACAAACATCTCCACAAAATCCGAACCACTTATGCTGAAAAAGGGAACCCCTGCTTCACCGGCCACGGCCCTGGCAAGCAAAGTTTTCCCAGTACCGGGAGGCCCAAATAAAAGCACGCCCTTGGGAATTTTAGCCCCTATTTCGTTGAATTTTCTAGGATGCTTTAGAAATTCCACAACCTCTTCCAATTCTTCCCTTACTTCATCAACTCCTGCCACATCTGCAAAGGTAACCTTAGATTTTTCTCCAGTTTGCAGCCTGGCCTTGCTTTTACCAAACTGCATGACCCTGTTGCCTCCACCCTGGGTTTGCTGCATCATAAATAGAATTAAACCAACAATCAACAAGATTGGCAAAAAAGTCCCTAAAAGACCGGTCCACCAGGCAGGCTCTGGTTTTGGAATAGACGTAACTTCTATGCCCATGTCAACCATCCTTTGCAGCAGTTCAGGATTTGGAGGAATATTGGATGTAAATGGTTCTCCAGTTTTAAGTTCACCAGTTATAATATATATATCCTCCCGCAAGGTTACATCAGCTGATCTGATTTTACCCTGAGCAATATCAGCCATTAGAGCCGTTAATGTAAGCTCTCTGGGCTGTTCCCCAGTAGGAGTAGTCAATCTTATAACGGATACTGCAATGAGAACAATTAAAAGATAAATTGCTAAATTCTTAAATATTCGATTCAAAAATATCCTCCTCTCAAGCTGTTATACTTATGCTACTAAAAGAAACTATACCATAAAGTTCTATTATTTTTCAAAAGAATCTGCCCTTTTTTCATAATTTCTCCATTATTCTTCCTTAACAAATCTCAATAAAACACTATTTTTATCTAATGTATTCCTAAATTCCTCTGATATTCTTAAACCAGCTACCCAAATAACTTTTCCTGAATTTTTGCTGAGGATAACCGGCACCCTGTCTCTTTCTATCTTCTCAACCTTTTCATCAATGAATAGGTCCTTAAGCTTTTTAGTCCCTGACATGCCAACAGGCATTATTCTGTCCCCAGGCCTTCTATTTCTAATAATTAAAATATCATCTGGCTCTATAGCTACTACTGCTTCGTTTGCAGCTTTTAGTTCCAGTCTTTCTATGGTTTCTGATGGACTTAAGCATCTAGCTTCTATTGAAGCATTAATCTCCCCAATAAATAGGGTGCCCGGAATAGACAGCTCATAACTGTAATTAATACCTTCCTGTGAATAATATGCCTCTTTAGGCATTATTTTAAGCCTATCATAGCTATAAATAACCACCAATTGACCCGGTAATTCTGTGCTGCTTCCTGATACATTCTGGGATATCAAGCTTCTTACAACTTCTACATGAAAAAAAGATAGGTTATAATTGTTTCTCTTTAATAAAGCATATATCTGCCTTATAACTCTCCTTTGCAGGGCAATAGGCAGCCCTATAAAAGGTTTGGTCAACCATTCCCCTTTTTTTAGATCCGGGTTTACAAACACCCGGCACTGATTTTCACATTTTTCAGCCATTGAATCTAGATATGCATTTTCTTCCCTTAGTATATCTGCAGTATTCGAAAGAACATCAACTATTTTTGAATTAAACTCATTTTTTAGAATAGGCATAAGCCTGTTTCTTATTTTGTTTCTTAGATAAACGTCTTTAAAATTTGACCCATCCTCAAAAAAGGTTAGCTTATTCTCTTCACAGTATTTCTCCAATGTTTCTTTTTTAATCTCTATTAACGGTCTTACAAATGGGTCCCTTTTGGGAGCAATACCTTTTAAACCATCTAATCCAGCCCCTTTAAAAAGGTTGAGGAGTATTGTTTCGGCTTGATCATCCTTATGGTGGCCTAAGGCTATTTTATTGCAGGATAATGCTTCTGCAGTTTTTATTAAAAAATCATACCTAACTATCCTGGCACCTTCTTGTGGTGAAAAGCTGTTTTGAGCCAGGATTTCAGGAACATTAATCCTTTCTATAACAGATTTAAGTCCAAGCTTATCTGCAAAGCCTTTCACATACTCCGCATCCCGATCTGCTTCAGCACCCCTGAACATATGGTTTAAATGTGCTACAAATAAAGTCAAGCCAAACCTATTTTTAAGTGTATATAAACAATGAAGCAGGGCCAGTGAATCTGCCCCCCCTGAAACTGCTACTAAAACTCTATCATTTTTTTGCAGTAGATCGTATTTTGCAATTGTTTTTTCTACAAAAGTAATCATTTATCAGGTAAACTCTCCAGTATTACTTTAATCTAATCTATATCATTCGGTAAAAAACGACATTTTCCTGCCAATTTGGCTGTTTTTTCCTATATATTTCTAGTTTCCCAATGTGAAAATAATCTATACAATGCATGGGCAAAACAATTACTCTAATTTTGCTACAATAACAGTCATATCATCGTTTATGATATCTGGAGCAACTGCTAAAGCATGCCGTAAAATCATATGGGCTAGTTCCTGCGGATCTTGTAGGCGCAGTTCTTTTATTACTTCCACCATCCAGCCCTCTTTATCAGTAAATTCACCTGCCTCAAGGATGCCATCAGAAACCATAATTAGAGCATCACCCTTACAGAGATGTTTAGTTTGTCTAGTCACCTCAATGCCATTAAGAATTCCTAATGGATGACTATTAGCTTTTATGATGCCAATTTGGCTCCCCCTTTTTATAAACCCGGGCGCTGCACCAATTTTTATAAATTCTACTTCCCCAGAATAAATGTCAATTATGGTTAAATCCAGGGTAGCAAAGGTTTCATCCTCTGACCTAACTCCTAGAACAGAATTAATAGTTCGTATAGCCATTTCTCTATCAAAACCATTTTTTAAAAGCTGTTCTAATAGAGATATTACAGTATTACTTTCCTTTGCAGCCTTGGGTCCTACTCCCATTCCGTCGCTCAGTGCAATAATATGCTTGCCCCCTTTTATTTCAAAGGCCTTATAGGAATCACCACATATTACCGTTCCTTCACTTTTCACCTGGCTAAATCCCATAGTAACCTTCAATGCTGCTGTGGACCTTAGCTTGCAGCTGCAGATTAATTCACCTTTTTTTATTGCACAACTACTTCTATCAACTATATAGCTTTCTTTTAAATACTCCTCTAAAAAGGGCTTAACAATTAAATTGCATTCCATCTTACCTTTGCATGCCTCTTTAATAACATCAAGCTCCAAGGTGTTGCTGTTGGTTTGAGTTAAATTAAGAGATAATAAGTCAATACCCATTTCTTCCATTTTCCTGTAAATAAAATGCTCCTTTTCAGAAAGCTGATCCCTTTCTAATTTTATCTCTCCAGCCAAGCTATCCATGACAGCCGATACACCTTGCAACTGTTCTGATACTAGATTTTTTGTCTCACTTAGTTTTTTTCTGTAATGCTTATCCATTAAGTATGTCTCGAAGAGACACCCTGCCACTGTTACTAATTCATCAGGGCGAACGCACCGTTTTCTTAACTCTCCAGGCAGATCTTCCTTATTTACCTTTCCTTGAGCTTCAATTAAATTAAACAGGGTACAGATATGCTGGCATGTTGATTTTTTTTCTCGCTGCCAGCAGATCATAAATACTGAACATCCTGAGCAAACCTTATTTGTAATGGATTTTAATATTAAGTCAAATCTGGCATTATTTTCCCACTCAATATCATCGGAAATTTGTTTAAAGGTCTTTGATAATTCCTTGAAAATATTACTAACATCATTGATTTTGTTAAGTAGCACCTTCTCAGTCTCCCGCAAATGAGATTTGCCCGGGTTTAAAGCCTCTGCTTTATAAAGCAGGGCAGTGGGTACCAACAAGAATACTAAACTTGCACTAATACTTTCAATTAATAGAGAGTTAAGTTCATCAACATACAACAAATAATATGCCATACCCAATTGTCCCATCATAAAGCCTACTATACAGCCAAGCTTTCCAAAACCTCTAAAAATGCCAGCTAATAATCCTGATAAAGCAAAAATTCCTGCGTAAGGGCTGACAACGGTTGTTAATAATGCAGGAGCAAAGCCTGATATGACTCCTATGGAGGCTCCATATCCCCCTCCGTACAAAAATGCTGTCCAAAGAATCATTACAAGCGCTATTGTTCTGCCAAGATTCCAGTATAAAAAACTTATATCCATTAAACTTATCAATATGGCTATTCCAAGCATGCTTAGTCCAATTCCATTTTCTTTGGATAGAATACCCTTCTGTAGTTCACTAATTCCTGATATTCCCTTTACAAAGGCTATGGAAAGGCTGCCGGCAATAAAACCCTCAAAGGTTGTTTCCAGAAAATAATACCTTGGGTAATCTCCTAATAAAAAATATGAGCCCTTTATTAAAACCATTATCGAAAATACTAAAACAGGAATATGCCAAATTGATTTCATAAAAAAGGCTCTAAATATTGATACAGCAAATATGATTATCAACCCTGCTGCAATATTT
Coding sequences within:
- the folB gene encoding dihydroneopterin aldolase, with protein sequence MDKIIMDSMEFWGFHGVFPEEQLKGQPFIVDVTLWLDLEKAGNTDDLQETVHYGELYDKIKYIVEQKRFDLIEAVAKNIVDVVLEEERVTRTLVRVKKPQAPIKGKFNYMAVEMEREKP
- the folP gene encoding dihydropteroate synthase — translated: MFNLRMINFKAVDQVEKYLLEMGVDIHGVKIMAPKALFQCIQLDEVPIKIAHILKQEMLSIGGEAAVARGVVDSSVALTSVLLMGTHRDYKKLIKKLKMQPFKLPELARHIGVLIQNTQNQLEPLKVGQYTLPIDERTIVMGILNLTPDSFSDGGKFFDAGRAVDHALKMVEEGADIIDVGAESTRPGHTPVEAEEELQRLIPVLERLLKEVHVPISVDTYKAATAQKVLDMGVHIINDIWGLQRDYGLADVAAAYGAPVIIMHNQNGTEYDNFMGEVIAFLRKSIQIAEAAGIASDKIIIDPGIGFGKTLEHNLEIMDRLDELKTLGKTILLGTSRKSMIGRVLDLPVEERVEGTAATVALGIARGASIIRIHDVKEMVRVCKMMDAMVRR
- a CDS encoding HD domain-containing protein codes for the protein MSEKIKAILKHEEFIKRNKEIDTCEKDREFCLHNLQHFLDTSRITYILVLENNQYKKIFPGKDAGEVKELVYAAGLLHDLGRVEQYTDGTDHALVSGRIAKDIMEDVGFSPEDIKVVCQAIGEHRKYKKTNSPFGRKLYEGDKLSRQCQGCKAFDDCKIELEYKQGKQIY
- a CDS encoding formate--tetrahydrofolate ligase: MSKVPSDIEIAQAAKMKHVTEIAAQLGLQEDDLELYGKYKAKVSLDVYKRLQDKPDGKLILVTAITPTPAGEGKTTTSVGLTDGLAYIGKKAMVCLREPSLGPSFGIKGGAAGGGYSQVVPMEDINLHFTGDLHAITTAHNLLAALVDNHIHHGNELGIDPRQVVYRRVVDLNDRALRQCVIALGGKANGMPRESGFDITVASEVMAILCLASDLTDLKERFKRIVVGYNFNGEPVTAGDLKAEGSMGLLMKDAIKPNLVQTVANTPAFIHGGPFANIAHGCNSVTATKLALKLADYVVTEAGFGADLGAEKFFDLKCRFAGLKPDAAVIVATVRALKMHGGVPKTELGQVNMDALAKGFANLEKHIENVKKFGVPAVVAVNRFPTDTEEEFKFVIERCQAAGAEVALSEVWAKGGEGGAELARKVIETIETKPSNFKPIYELNTTLKEKLETIAKEIYGADGVVFTDTAEKSIAMYEKQGYGELPVCVAKTQYSFSDDLTKYGRPTGFKITVREVRLSAGAGFFVCIAGAIMTMPGLPKRPAAEVIDVDESGKITGLF
- the ndk gene encoding nucleoside-diphosphate kinase, whose translation is MEQTYIMIKPDGVQRNLIGEIVSKIEKKGYKIAAMKMIRISRETAEIHYGEHKGKPFFGGLVDFITSGPVVAMVVEGDDAVAGMRKMMGATNPLNAEFGTIRGDYGISVGRNIIHGSDSIESAKREIGIFFKNEEICSYERSLDSWIYEN
- the ftsH gene encoding ATP-dependent zinc metalloprotease FtsH is translated as MNRIFKNLAIYLLIVLIAVSVIRLTTPTGEQPRELTLTALMADIAQGKIRSADVTLREDIYIITGELKTGEPFTSNIPPNPELLQRMVDMGIEVTSIPKPEPAWWTGLLGTFLPILLIVGLILFMMQQTQGGGNRVMQFGKSKARLQTGEKSKVTFADVAGVDEVREELEEVVEFLKHPRKFNEIGAKIPKGVLLFGPPGTGKTLLARAVAGEAGVPFFSISGSDFVEMFVGVGASRVRDLFENAKKNAPCIVFIDEIDAVGRQRGAGLGGGHDEREQTLNQLLVEMDGFETNEGIIIIAATNRPDILDPALLRPGRFDRQITVDVPDVKGREEILKVHVKNRPLADGVDLNVLARRTPGFTGADLQNLVNEAALLAARYGRKKIGMDELEASIERVIAGPEKKSRVISDYEKKLVAYHEAGHALMGHYLKHTDPLHKVSIIPRGRAGGYTLLLPKEDRRYMTKSQILDMVAMLLGGRVAEDIVLKEISTGAQNDLERASELVRKIITEYGMSQELGPLTFGRRQEQVFLGRDISRDRNYSEAVAFSIDKEARRIMDESYNRAKQILMDNMDKLHLVAQTLMEKETLEANEFETLINSMDEGLSPQEARNKLDEMMAKDSQNKNKQNEETKETKETKGIKEPTDERKDFQDTPPPEGGGNPRITFKYLK
- the tilS gene encoding tRNA lysidine(34) synthetase TilS, translating into MITFVEKTIAKYDLLQKNDRVLVAVSGGADSLALLHCLYTLKNRFGLTLFVAHLNHMFRGAEADRDAEYVKGFADKLGLKSVIERINVPEILAQNSFSPQEGARIVRYDFLIKTAEALSCNKIALGHHKDDQAETILLNLFKGAGLDGLKGIAPKRDPFVRPLIEIKKETLEKYCEENKLTFFEDGSNFKDVYLRNKIRNRLMPILKNEFNSKIVDVLSNTADILREENAYLDSMAEKCENQCRVFVNPDLKKGEWLTKPFIGLPIALQRRVIRQIYALLKRNNYNLSFFHVEVVRSLISQNVSGSSTELPGQLVVIYSYDRLKIMPKEAYYSQEGINYSYELSIPGTLFIGEINASIEARCLSPSETIERLELKAANEAVVAIEPDDILIIRNRRPGDRIMPVGMSGTKKLKDLFIDEKVEKIERDRVPVILSKNSGKVIWVAGLRISEEFRNTLDKNSVLLRFVKEE
- the spoIIE gene encoding stage II sporulation protein E, coding for MSEPTEVYPFRRNATISQENDEIKVGAGQAINNWNPLIIIYGIVTLIFAKGFIMQSIWVLAPAFCAAVVGLEGRKVVVAVTLGSLVGIWLGTGAFTAATLLNIAAGLIIIFAVSIFRAFFMKSIWHIPVLVFSIMVLIKGSYFLLGDYPRYYFLETTFEGFIAGSLSIAFVKGISGISELQKGILSKENGIGLSMLGIAILISLMDISFLYWNLGRTIALVMILWTAFLYGGGYGASIGVISGFAPALLTTVVSPYAGIFALSGLLAGIFRGFGKLGCIVGFMMGQLGMAYYLLYVDELNSLLIESISASLVFLLVPTALLYKAEALNPGKSHLRETEKVLLNKINDVSNIFKELSKTFKQISDDIEWENNARFDLILKSITNKVCSGCSVFMICWQREKKSTCQHICTLFNLIEAQGKVNKEDLPGELRKRCVRPDELVTVAGCLFETYLMDKHYRKKLSETKNLVSEQLQGVSAVMDSLAGEIKLERDQLSEKEHFIYRKMEEMGIDLLSLNLTQTNSNTLELDVIKEACKGKMECNLIVKPFLEEYLKESYIVDRSSCAIKKGELICSCKLRSTAALKVTMGFSQVKSEGTVICGDSYKAFEIKGGKHIIALSDGMGVGPKAAKESNTVISLLEQLLKNGFDREMAIRTINSVLGVRSEDETFATLDLTIIDIYSGEVEFIKIGAAPGFIKRGSQIGIIKANSHPLGILNGIEVTRQTKHLCKGDALIMVSDGILEAGEFTDKEGWMVEVIKELRLQDPQELAHMILRHALAVAPDIINDDMTVIVAKLE